One Trichocoleus desertorum ATA4-8-CV12 DNA window includes the following coding sequences:
- a CDS encoding sugar transferase — MTAESQLISGKTIRAIFKRSLPPVTLISLDGEFPKRVFDIGFSLAVLILFSPVYLLLALLIALSSPGPIFYVQERIGKNRQPFGCIKFRTMVANADEVLLQLLATSPEARQEFEANFKLKYDPRITWIGRFLRVTSLDEFPQFWNVLKGDMSVVGPRPLVEEELPKYGRYMDRILTIQPGITGLWQVSGRNDIPYHRRVQMDLYYVNARNLWMDLWLIVKTIGVVIFPSKNGAY, encoded by the coding sequence ATGACTGCCGAAAGTCAACTTATCTCCGGCAAGACAATTCGGGCGATTTTTAAGCGGAGCTTGCCGCCAGTTACGTTAATTAGTCTAGACGGAGAGTTTCCCAAGCGGGTGTTTGATATTGGGTTTTCGCTTGCGGTTCTGATTTTGTTCTCTCCGGTTTATCTGCTCCTGGCCCTGTTGATTGCCCTTAGCTCTCCAGGGCCGATTTTTTATGTTCAAGAACGAATTGGTAAGAATCGTCAACCGTTTGGCTGCATCAAATTCAGAACAATGGTTGCAAATGCTGACGAGGTGTTGCTCCAACTGTTGGCAACTTCCCCGGAAGCTCGGCAAGAATTTGAAGCCAATTTCAAACTGAAATACGATCCTCGTATTACCTGGATCGGCCGTTTTTTGCGGGTTACAAGCCTGGATGAGTTTCCGCAATTTTGGAATGTGTTGAAGGGTGATATGAGCGTCGTGGGTCCTCGGCCTCTGGTAGAGGAAGAGTTACCAAAATACGGCAGATACATGGATCGAATTTTGACCATTCAACCTGGAATTACAGGACTCTGGCAAGTTTCCGGACGAAATGATATTCCTTATCATCGTCGTGTCCAAATGGATCTTTACTACGTCAACGCCCGTAACCTTTGGATGGATCTCTGGTTAATCGTGAAGACGATTGGTGTAGTTATCTTCCCCAGCAAAAATGGTGCTTATTGA
- a CDS encoding glycosyltransferase — protein sequence MQLKYALVHEWLTPKATGGSELVVQEILQHVDADLYALIDFESTNPDSYLFKRQIGTTFLQYFPGARQGVQKYLPLLPLAIEQLDLRPYDVILSSSHAVAKGVLTGPHQLHICYCHTPMRYAWDLTFDYLRSSALGRGVPGWVTRWLLHSLRQWDVLSANRVDYFIANSCNTARRIWRYYRRPATVIYPPVHTERFPFQAQKKDFYLTVSRLVSYKKTSLIVRAFNQSGRSLVVIGSGPELQELRKIAQPNVQVLGWQPDAVVEKYMAEAKAFVYAAHEDFGIAPVEAQACGTPVIAYGAGGALETVRDVRQYPDAATGVLFSTQSEVALIEAVEYFEAHAQAFNAEVVRSHALTFDAKAFVQQYLSFVEHCCQEFRSSDPSRALSFRPKSP from the coding sequence GTGCAATTAAAGTACGCGCTGGTTCATGAATGGTTAACGCCAAAAGCAACAGGGGGTTCGGAACTAGTTGTGCAGGAGATCTTGCAGCATGTGGATGCCGACCTCTATGCATTGATTGATTTCGAATCCACAAATCCGGACAGCTATTTGTTTAAGCGTCAGATTGGCACGACTTTTTTGCAGTATTTTCCCGGTGCTCGCCAAGGGGTGCAGAAATATTTGCCCCTATTGCCTTTAGCGATCGAGCAACTGGATTTGCGTCCCTATGATGTGATTCTTTCTTCTTCCCACGCCGTTGCGAAAGGAGTCCTAACTGGACCCCATCAGTTGCATATTTGTTATTGCCATACACCCATGCGCTATGCCTGGGATTTAACCTTTGACTACTTGCGCAGCAGTGCCTTGGGGCGTGGAGTCCCAGGCTGGGTAACTCGCTGGCTACTGCACTCTCTGCGGCAATGGGATGTCTTATCTGCGAATCGGGTAGATTATTTCATTGCCAATTCTTGCAACACAGCCCGTCGGATTTGGCGCTACTATCGGCGTCCCGCTACAGTGATTTATCCGCCTGTGCATACGGAGCGATTTCCCTTCCAGGCTCAGAAAAAAGACTTTTACCTCACAGTTTCTCGCTTGGTGAGCTACAAGAAAACCTCGCTGATTGTGCGTGCTTTTAATCAGTCAGGGCGATCGCTGGTGGTGATTGGGAGTGGTCCGGAACTGCAAGAGCTACGCAAAATCGCCCAGCCGAATGTACAAGTGTTGGGTTGGCAACCAGATGCAGTCGTAGAGAAATACATGGCCGAGGCGAAGGCTTTTGTTTATGCGGCCCATGAAGATTTTGGCATCGCTCCAGTTGAGGCTCAAGCCTGTGGTACCCCTGTTATTGCCTATGGAGCAGGAGGAGCCTTGGAAACGGTGCGAGATGTGCGGCAGTATCCTGATGCTGCGACAGGAGTTTTGTTCTCAACTCAATCGGAGGTGGCTTTAATTGAAGCGGTGGAATATTTTGAAGCTCATGCCCAAGCGTTTAATGCTGAGGTGGTGCGATCGCATGCCCTAACCTTTGACGCTAAAGCGTTTGTGCAACAATATCTCAGCTTTGTGGAACACTGCTGCCAAGAATTTCGGTCTAGCGATCCCAGTCGGGCATTGTCTTTTAGACCTAAATCACCGTAG
- a CDS encoding metal ABC transporter permease: MQRAIAGGILMGVLGGLLGCFVTLRQLSFFSHAVGHAALVGVALGVLLQLNPTWMLLPFTLLFGLAVLYLIDQTDLWSDNILSIVLSGALAIGVILTSFIQGYRGNLMGVLFGDILAINRTDLVLTLLLLIVSAIFLLSTLRQQILLTLNQAVAQVQGIPVQLHRYLFVVLLSLAVAVSIKAIGILLVNAFLVIPASTAKLLSQRFARFLLLSVAIGALSSIMGMLVSGTLNFASGPSIVLVQFVLFLVVLSLTKLRALPT; encoded by the coding sequence ATGCAACGGGCGATCGCTGGGGGGATTTTGATGGGGGTGCTGGGCGGGCTGCTGGGTTGCTTTGTCACCTTGCGGCAATTGTCATTTTTTAGTCATGCGGTGGGTCATGCAGCCTTAGTTGGAGTGGCTTTAGGCGTTTTGCTCCAGTTAAACCCAACTTGGATGCTGCTACCTTTCACCCTCCTGTTTGGTTTGGCGGTGCTTTACCTGATTGACCAAACCGACTTGTGGAGTGACAACATCCTCAGCATTGTGCTCTCAGGCGCTTTAGCGATCGGGGTAATCCTGACTAGCTTTATTCAGGGCTACCGAGGCAACCTGATGGGAGTGTTGTTTGGCGACATCCTAGCCATCAACCGCACCGACTTAGTGCTGACACTACTGTTGCTGATTGTCAGTGCTATTTTTTTGCTATCGACGCTCCGACAACAAATCTTGCTGACGCTCAATCAAGCGGTAGCTCAAGTGCAAGGGATTCCAGTTCAACTGCACCGTTATTTGTTTGTGGTGTTGCTGTCTTTGGCAGTTGCTGTCTCCATCAAAGCGATCGGTATTTTGCTCGTGAATGCCTTTTTGGTTATTCCAGCCTCGACTGCTAAGTTGCTAAGCCAGCGTTTTGCCCGTTTCTTGCTCCTATCAGTTGCGATCGGAGCGCTCAGTAGCATCATGGGCATGTTGGTATCTGGAACACTGAATTTTGCTTCTGGCCCTAGTATTGTGTTAGTTCAATTTGTGCTTTTTTTGGTCGTTCTCAGTCTGACTAAGCTAAGAGCGTTACCAACCTGA
- the trpS gene encoding tryptophan--tRNA ligase yields the protein MVKQRVLSGIQPTGNLHLGNYLGAIRNWVEGQSQYENFFCVVDLHAITAPHNPATLAADTYAIAAIYLACGIDLEHAHIFVQSHVPAHSELTWLLNCITPLNWLEDMIQFKEKAVRQGENVNVGLLDYPVLMAADILLYQADKVPVGEDQKQHLELTRDIAVRFNHQFCKDNSPTFKLPEPLIRAAGARVMSLTDGTRKMSKSDPSDLSRINVLDPPEQIQNKIKRCKTDPVRGLEFDNPERPECNNLLTLYMLLSGKTKAEVAAECQDMGWGQFKPLLTETTISALKPIQDKYNEIMADKGYLESVLRQGQEAAAAIANQTLNEAKSALGYALPL from the coding sequence ATGGTTAAGCAGCGGGTTCTTTCTGGCATTCAACCGACAGGCAATCTCCACTTAGGTAACTACTTAGGAGCCATTCGCAATTGGGTGGAAGGCCAAAGCCAATACGAAAACTTTTTCTGTGTCGTCGATCTTCATGCCATTACTGCGCCCCACAATCCAGCCACTTTGGCCGCTGACACCTACGCGATCGCAGCCATCTATCTAGCTTGTGGCATTGACTTGGAGCACGCCCATATCTTTGTACAGTCCCACGTTCCAGCCCACAGCGAATTAACCTGGTTGCTGAATTGCATCACCCCTTTGAACTGGTTGGAAGACATGATTCAGTTCAAAGAAAAAGCGGTAAGACAGGGTGAGAACGTCAATGTGGGCTTGCTCGACTATCCCGTGCTAATGGCCGCAGATATTTTGCTCTATCAAGCGGATAAGGTTCCGGTGGGAGAAGACCAGAAGCAGCACTTAGAGCTGACTCGTGACATTGCGGTACGCTTTAATCACCAGTTTTGCAAAGACAACTCTCCAACCTTTAAGCTGCCAGAACCGTTGATTCGGGCGGCGGGAGCGAGAGTCATGAGCTTGACGGATGGCACTCGCAAAATGTCTAAATCTGATCCTTCGGATTTAAGTCGGATCAACGTTTTAGATCCTCCTGAGCAGATCCAAAACAAGATTAAGCGCTGCAAAACTGATCCCGTCAGAGGGTTGGAGTTTGACAACCCAGAACGGCCTGAGTGCAACAACTTGCTAACGCTCTATATGCTGTTGTCAGGCAAAACTAAAGCTGAGGTGGCGGCAGAGTGTCAGGATATGGGTTGGGGCCAGTTTAAGCCGTTGTTAACTGAAACTACGATTAGCGCCCTGAAACCCATCCAAGACAAATACAACGAAATCATGGCGGATAAAGGTTATTTAGAGTCAGTGCTGCGCCAAGGTCAGGAAGCTGCTGCCGCGATCGCCAACCAAACCTTGAACGAGGCAAAATCAGCCTTGGGCTATGCCTTGCCGTTGTAG
- a CDS encoding methylenetetrahydrofolate reductase yields the protein MLNSSLLPSPSCFRNAVQSGEFLVTAEVAPPKGGDAAHMLQMALLLKHRVHAVNITDGSRAVLRMSSLAASIILLQHGIEPICQVACRDRNRIGLQADLMGAHALGVRNILALTGDPVKAGDHPDARAVFDLESVRLLQLISKLNQGFDGNDKLMPDGPTDLLVGAAVDPQLNSWSGLQRRFERKLAAGAQFFQSQLICDFDRLEKFMTQIAVGSNKPVLAGIFLLKSAKNAQFINRNVPGVSIPDDIIQRLERAADPLQEGIAIAAEQIKLARELCQGVHMMAVRREDLIPQILDLAGIPPITQAAPVFQPAGS from the coding sequence ATGCTGAATTCATCCCTATTGCCATCTCCCTCTTGCTTCCGCAATGCGGTTCAGTCTGGTGAGTTTTTAGTTACGGCTGAGGTCGCTCCGCCTAAAGGTGGTGATGCGGCTCACATGCTGCAAATGGCCCTGCTGCTCAAGCATCGAGTGCATGCCGTCAACATTACCGATGGCAGTCGGGCCGTGCTCCGCATGAGTTCCCTGGCAGCATCCATCATTCTGCTTCAGCATGGCATTGAGCCGATTTGTCAGGTCGCTTGCCGCGATCGCAACCGCATTGGCTTACAAGCCGATTTGATGGGAGCCCATGCTTTAGGCGTTCGTAATATTTTGGCTTTAACCGGAGACCCCGTAAAAGCTGGCGATCACCCCGATGCCCGGGCCGTGTTTGATTTGGAGTCGGTACGGCTGCTGCAACTGATCTCCAAGTTAAATCAAGGCTTTGACGGCAACGACAAACTGATGCCTGATGGCCCCACCGATTTGCTAGTGGGGGCAGCGGTTGACCCGCAGCTCAATAGCTGGTCAGGCTTACAGCGTCGCTTTGAGCGTAAATTAGCGGCAGGAGCCCAATTTTTCCAGAGCCAGTTAATTTGCGACTTTGATCGGCTGGAAAAATTCATGACTCAGATCGCGGTAGGTAGCAATAAGCCAGTTCTAGCAGGAATTTTCTTGCTGAAGTCGGCTAAAAACGCTCAGTTTATTAACCGCAACGTACCCGGTGTTTCCATCCCAGATGACATTATTCAGCGTTTGGAGCGAGCTGCTGACCCCTTGCAAGAAGGCATTGCGATCGCGGCAGAGCAAATCAAGTTAGCAAGAGAACTTTGCCAAGGCGTACATATGATGGCTGTGCGTCGAGAAGACTTGATCCCCCAAATTCTAGATTTAGCTGGAATTCCGCCTATCACTCAAGCTGCTCCTGTCTTTCAACCTGCGGGAAGCTAA
- a CDS encoding DUF2236 domain-containing protein: MKRYQNLHQIQQLDPMQDHQEICSLMAGYEFPWDINRALEIALFRTFCVPSISVLLDKTGEFHQRPQKRYDDTALIVAEISKWGYDSDRGQEAIRRMNHMHGRFQISNADFLYVLSTFIYEPVRWIDRFGWRPMSHNERLASFYFWQAVGQRMQIQDIPDTYEGFERYNVEYERQHFCYARTNRLVGDSTQNLMLSWFPSWLRPLVRPSVHSFLDDRMLEAYGFTAPPVFLRQAIAYSLRLRGRVLRWLPARKQPKFYTDAHHRSYPKGYQLTQLGPPQMLESLNHDTKPE; encoded by the coding sequence ATGAAACGTTATCAAAATCTGCATCAAATTCAGCAGTTAGATCCCATGCAGGATCATCAGGAGATCTGCAGCTTGATGGCAGGCTACGAATTTCCTTGGGATATTAATCGGGCTCTAGAAATTGCGCTGTTTCGGACATTTTGTGTGCCGAGTATTTCAGTGCTACTCGACAAAACCGGAGAGTTTCATCAGCGCCCGCAAAAACGTTACGACGATACAGCCTTGATTGTGGCTGAGATTTCGAAATGGGGATATGACAGCGATCGCGGTCAAGAAGCGATTCGACGGATGAATCACATGCATGGGCGTTTTCAGATCAGCAACGCCGATTTCTTGTATGTGCTTTCTACATTTATCTATGAGCCTGTACGTTGGATCGATCGCTTTGGCTGGCGACCTATGTCTCACAACGAACGCTTGGCTTCTTTCTATTTCTGGCAGGCAGTGGGTCAGCGAATGCAGATTCAAGATATTCCTGACACCTACGAAGGATTTGAGCGCTACAACGTTGAGTACGAACGGCAGCACTTCTGCTACGCCCGAACCAATCGTCTCGTCGGTGACTCTACCCAAAACTTGATGCTGAGTTGGTTTCCGAGCTGGTTGCGCCCTTTAGTTAGACCGAGCGTCCACAGTTTCTTAGATGACCGAATGCTAGAAGCTTATGGATTCACCGCTCCACCCGTTTTCCTGCGACAAGCGATCGCCTACAGCTTGAGATTGCGAGGCCGAGTTCTCCGCTGGTTGCCAGCTCGGAAACAGCCCAAGTTTTACACTGACGCTCACCATCGCAGCTATCCCAAAGGTTACCAGCTCACGCAGCTTGGCCCACCGCAGATGCTAGAGTCACTCAATCACGATACGAAGCCTGAGTAG
- a CDS encoding NFACT family protein: MQPVDFTTLTAACCELRADWLPSRLEQVYQRDRFTLAIALRTLKHRSWLTISWHPQAARLCMGDPPPRTPDTFTFSQQLQHQLGGLALVAIEAIAPWERALDLQFARRPGDPPLWHLYVEIMGKYSNAILANQENLIVTAAHQVSAQQSSVRPILTGQPYELPPALTDPAPSLSEPYERWRERISLVPGALRRTLIKNYRGLSSALVLSMLQAIELDPERSTEDLDESEWQRLFAAWQTWLRSLESCELHPGWTQQGYTVLGWGQTQAVESVQTLLNQYYTAQLNRQEFAQLHHQLTQKVNNVLAKVRLKADLFRQRLAQSDQADQYREQADLLMAHLQEWQPGMKAMTLADFHTEQPVAIALDPEKNAVQNAQSLYKKHQKLKRARLAVEPLLAEVQVEVDYLEQVEAALLQMASYQVPADLIALEEIRDELIQQQYLESLEYRSRPESKTSTEFYRFQTPSGFELLIGRNNRQNDQLTFRLAGDYDLWFHTQEIPGSHVLLRLEPGKVPEEADLQFTADLAAYYSRARQSEQVPVVYTEPKYVYKPKGAKPGMAIYKQEQVIWGQPQRARLYLTVPEN; encoded by the coding sequence TTGCAACCTGTTGACTTTACTACGCTAACTGCTGCCTGCTGTGAACTTCGAGCTGATTGGCTGCCATCCCGACTGGAGCAGGTCTATCAGCGCGATCGCTTTACTCTGGCCATTGCCTTGCGAACTCTAAAGCACCGGAGTTGGCTGACTATTTCCTGGCACCCGCAAGCAGCCCGTCTTTGCATGGGCGACCCACCCCCTCGCACCCCTGACACATTTACCTTTAGCCAGCAACTCCAACATCAACTGGGCGGCTTGGCCCTGGTTGCGATTGAGGCGATCGCCCCTTGGGAACGTGCTTTGGATTTACAGTTTGCGCGACGGCCTGGAGATCCCCCGTTGTGGCACCTGTATGTCGAAATTATGGGCAAGTACAGCAATGCCATCCTGGCGAACCAGGAGAACTTGATTGTGACAGCGGCTCATCAAGTCAGTGCCCAGCAGTCCAGCGTTCGCCCCATTCTCACAGGACAACCCTATGAATTACCGCCTGCACTTACTGATCCAGCCCCTAGCTTAAGTGAGCCGTATGAACGTTGGCGAGAACGGATTAGCCTGGTGCCTGGGGCTTTGCGGCGCACCTTAATCAAGAATTATCGTGGCTTAAGCTCAGCCTTAGTGTTGTCAATGTTGCAGGCGATAGAACTTGACCCAGAGCGATCGACAGAAGACCTAGACGAGTCAGAGTGGCAGCGGTTGTTTGCAGCTTGGCAAACTTGGTTGCGATCGCTAGAAAGTTGTGAACTGCATCCAGGCTGGACTCAGCAGGGGTATACCGTTTTGGGTTGGGGTCAGACGCAAGCGGTCGAGTCTGTACAAACCTTGCTCAACCAGTACTACACCGCCCAACTCAATCGCCAGGAGTTTGCGCAGCTTCATCATCAGTTGACCCAAAAAGTAAATAATGTCTTGGCCAAAGTGCGGCTCAAAGCTGACTTGTTTCGGCAGCGCTTGGCGCAATCGGACCAAGCCGACCAATACCGAGAGCAAGCAGACTTATTGATGGCCCATTTGCAAGAATGGCAACCCGGAATGAAAGCTATGACGTTGGCAGATTTTCATACTGAGCAACCTGTGGCGATCGCCCTCGATCCGGAGAAAAACGCCGTACAGAATGCTCAGTCTCTCTACAAAAAACACCAGAAACTTAAGCGAGCCCGTTTGGCCGTGGAGCCGTTGCTAGCTGAGGTACAAGTAGAGGTGGACTATCTGGAGCAAGTAGAAGCGGCCCTATTGCAGATGGCTAGCTATCAAGTCCCCGCTGACCTGATCGCTTTAGAAGAAATTCGCGATGAATTGATTCAGCAGCAATATTTGGAGTCACTGGAGTATCGCAGTCGCCCGGAGAGTAAGACTAGTACAGAATTCTATCGCTTTCAAACGCCGAGCGGATTTGAGTTACTCATTGGTCGCAATAATCGCCAAAATGATCAGTTAACCTTCCGACTCGCTGGCGATTATGACCTATGGTTCCACACTCAAGAAATTCCTGGCAGTCATGTCCTCTTGCGGCTAGAACCAGGAAAGGTTCCTGAAGAAGCAGACCTACAATTTACGGCTGACTTAGCCGCCTATTACAGTCGTGCCCGTCAGAGCGAGCAAGTTCCTGTGGTTTACACAGAGCCAAAATATGTCTACAAGCCCAAGGGGGCAAAACCAGGGATGGCAATTTATAAGCAAGAGCAAGTGATTTGGGGCCAACCTCAGCGAGCCCGCCTTTATTTAACCGTGCCAGAGAATTAA
- a CDS encoding DUF370 domain-containing protein gives MDIKLINIGFGNIVSANRVVAIVSPESAPIKRIITDARDRGQLIDATYGRRTRAVIITDSGHIILSAIQPETVANRFIVSKDGAGNDE, from the coding sequence ATGGATATTAAGCTGATCAATATCGGTTTTGGCAATATTGTGTCTGCCAACCGAGTGGTTGCCATTGTCAGCCCAGAGTCCGCCCCCATCAAACGAATCATTACGGATGCCAGAGATAGGGGGCAACTGATTGATGCAACCTATGGGCGGCGCACCAGAGCAGTTATCATCACCGATTCGGGCCATATTATTCTTTCTGCTATTCAGCCTGAGACCGTCGCCAACCGCTTCATTGTCAGTAAAGACGGAGCGGGCAACGATGAATAA
- the gmk gene encoding guanylate kinase produces MQVGKLVVLTGPSGVGKGTLLRSLLQRHPDLYVSISVTTRAPRPGEVDGQHYYFVSRTEFERMVAGGELLEWAEFAGNCYGTPRLAVEQQVQQGKCVILEIELEGARQVRQTFPTAFRIFILPPSLNELEFRIRNRAQDSEEAIARRLQRAQAEMDAASEFDIQIINDDFEKALTEIEAALLAPVHCYSV; encoded by the coding sequence ATGCAAGTAGGCAAATTGGTTGTATTGACTGGGCCGAGTGGAGTCGGAAAAGGCACCTTACTGCGATCGCTTCTACAACGCCATCCAGACCTCTATGTTTCTATTTCAGTCACTACTCGTGCTCCCCGCCCTGGCGAAGTTGATGGGCAGCATTACTACTTTGTGAGTCGTACCGAATTTGAGCGCATGGTCGCTGGTGGTGAGCTCTTAGAATGGGCAGAATTTGCGGGAAATTGTTATGGCACGCCCCGCCTAGCGGTAGAGCAACAGGTTCAGCAAGGCAAGTGTGTGATCTTAGAAATCGAGCTGGAAGGAGCTAGACAAGTTAGGCAAACCTTTCCGACTGCCTTTCGCATCTTTATCCTGCCACCTTCTTTGAATGAACTAGAGTTTCGCATTCGCAATCGGGCTCAAGACTCAGAAGAAGCGATCGCTCGACGCTTGCAGCGGGCACAAGCCGAAATGGATGCTGCCAGCGAGTTCGACATTCAAATCATCAATGATGATTTTGAGAAAGCTTTAACTGAGATTGAGGCTGCTTTGCTTGCGCCTGTTCATTGCTACAGCGTCTAG
- a CDS encoding photosystem I reaction center subunit XI: protein MVPVETIDRSKDRLGDPRNREVVRPAGGDPQTGNLETPINASGFTEAYINNLPAYRRGLSPLRRGLEIGMAHGYWLIGPFAKLGPLRDTDVANLAGLLSTVGLVVILTLGLSLYANSCPPDPTQTITTPNPPAALTAQEGWNEFASGFLIGGIGGAAFAYALLANIQLLQNPF, encoded by the coding sequence ATGGTACCCGTAGAAACGATAGATAGATCAAAAGATCGCTTAGGCGATCCGAGAAACCGGGAAGTCGTGCGTCCTGCAGGCGGCGACCCTCAAACTGGTAATTTGGAAACCCCAATTAACGCCTCAGGTTTCACAGAAGCTTACATTAATAACCTGCCTGCTTATCGGCGGGGTCTTTCTCCACTGCGACGCGGTTTGGAGATTGGCATGGCTCATGGTTACTGGCTCATTGGCCCCTTTGCCAAGCTAGGTCCCTTGAGAGATACAGATGTGGCAAACCTCGCTGGTTTGTTGTCAACTGTTGGCCTAGTCGTCATTTTGACACTCGGCTTGTCGCTGTATGCAAACAGTTGCCCTCCTGATCCAACCCAAACCATCACCACCCCCAACCCACCCGCAGCTTTGACTGCCCAAGAGGGTTGGAACGAATTTGCCAGCGGATTCTTGATTGGTGGAATTGGTGGAGCAGCTTTTGCTTACGCCCTACTCGCTAACATCCAACTCCTGCAAAATCCCTTCTAG
- a CDS encoding Photosystem I reaction center subunit IX, with translation MNDFVKYLSNAPVLAVLFVSGALTAFILINKTFPDGLFLSP, from the coding sequence ATGAATGATTTCGTCAAGTATCTGTCTAATGCTCCTGTATTAGCAGTGTTGTTTGTGAGTGGTGCGCTGACAGCGTTTATTCTGATCAATAAAACGTTTCCCGACGGCCTCTTTCTGTCTCCTTAG
- a CDS encoding Photosystem I reaction center subunit III — translation MQRLFALVLIVCLWLGMAPPASADVAGLVPCGETPAFQQRLNNTVRGQEARLQKYDPNSDSAALIKGRIERARERFARYEGMLCGPEGLPRLITDGRPSHWGDFQYPGLLFLYLAGWLGWSGRSYIRTVKKSDYPEYSEIQINVPLAIQCFIGGLLWPLAAVKELLSGELVEKEENIPVSPR, via the coding sequence ATGCAACGACTGTTTGCTTTAGTTCTCATTGTTTGCCTCTGGCTAGGTATGGCCCCCCCTGCCTCAGCAGATGTAGCTGGGTTAGTTCCCTGCGGTGAGACTCCTGCTTTTCAGCAACGTCTAAATAACACTGTGAGAGGCCAAGAGGCCCGCTTGCAAAAATATGATCCCAACAGCGACTCTGCTGCACTTATCAAAGGCAGAATTGAGCGGGCTCGGGAACGGTTTGCACGCTATGAAGGGATGCTTTGCGGCCCTGAAGGTTTGCCCCGTTTGATCACCGATGGTCGTCCTAGCCACTGGGGTGATTTCCAATATCCTGGGTTGCTTTTCTTGTATCTGGCTGGCTGGTTAGGTTGGTCTGGCCGTAGCTATATCAGAACTGTCAAAAAGAGCGACTATCCAGAGTACAGCGAAATTCAAATCAACGTACCTCTGGCAATTCAATGCTTTATCGGCGGTTTGCTGTGGCCTTTGGCAGCAGTAAAAGAATTGCTCAGCGGAGAGCTGGTCGAAAAAGAGGAAAACATTCCTGTTTCTCCTCGCTAA
- the tsaD gene encoding tRNA (adenosine(37)-N6)-threonylcarbamoyltransferase complex transferase subunit TsaD has product MATVLALETSCDETAVAIVKNHQVLSSIVSSQIDIHQQYGGVVPEVASRQHVEMINLAIAEAFQEASLDWSAIDGIAATCAPGLVGALLVGLTAAKTLALVHQKPFVGIHHLEGHIYASYLTDPALEPPFLCLLVSGGHTSLIYVKACGHYETLGQTRDDAAGEAFDKVARLLNLGYPGGPAIDRLATQGNPQAFPLPEGNVSRPEGGHHPYDSSFSGLKTAVLRLTQKLQQESNQLPVADLAASFQETVARSLTRRAIACARDYGLTTITIGGGVAANSSLRRHLQAAAEMHNLRVLFPPLKFCTDNAAMIGCAAADHLNHGHTSSLTLGAQSRLAIANVMQLYQ; this is encoded by the coding sequence ATGGCAACGGTTTTAGCACTTGAAACAAGTTGTGATGAAACAGCGGTCGCGATTGTTAAAAATCATCAAGTTTTAAGTAGTATTGTTTCTTCTCAGATTGATATTCATCAACAATATGGCGGGGTCGTACCGGAAGTTGCGTCTCGCCAACATGTAGAGATGATTAATTTAGCGATCGCTGAAGCGTTTCAGGAAGCGTCACTAGATTGGTCTGCCATTGATGGGATTGCTGCCACTTGTGCCCCTGGGCTGGTGGGTGCCTTGCTCGTTGGCCTCACAGCCGCTAAAACCTTGGCCCTAGTTCATCAAAAGCCCTTTGTTGGCATTCATCACCTAGAAGGCCATATTTACGCTTCGTACCTCACCGACCCAGCGCTAGAGCCACCTTTTCTCTGTTTGCTGGTTTCGGGTGGGCATACCAGCCTGATTTACGTCAAAGCTTGTGGTCACTACGAAACCTTAGGTCAAACTCGCGATGATGCCGCCGGAGAAGCCTTCGACAAAGTAGCTCGCCTGCTAAATTTGGGCTATCCCGGTGGTCCAGCGATCGATCGTCTTGCGACTCAAGGGAATCCTCAGGCTTTTCCCTTGCCCGAAGGCAATGTCTCACGGCCCGAAGGTGGTCATCATCCTTACGACTCCAGCTTTAGTGGTCTTAAAACTGCGGTGCTGCGCTTAACCCAAAAGCTTCAACAAGAAAGCAACCAACTACCCGTTGCCGACCTCGCTGCCAGCTTTCAAGAAACTGTGGCGCGATCGCTAACTCGACGGGCGATCGCCTGTGCCCGCGATTATGGCCTCACCACGATCACGATTGGGGGAGGCGTTGCCGCCAACAGCAGTCTACGCCGTCACTTACAAGCCGCTGCCGAAATGCACAATCTCCGAGTGCTTTTTCCACCCCTCAAATTTTGCACCGATAATGCGGCCATGATCGGGTGTGCTGCCGCTGATCACCTGAATCACGGTCATACTTCATCCCTAACCCTAGGAGCGCAGTCACGGCTGGCGATCGCCAACGTCATGCAGCTTTATCAGTAA